A window of the Cololabis saira isolate AMF1-May2022 chromosome 19, fColSai1.1, whole genome shotgun sequence genome harbors these coding sequences:
- the LOC133419076 gene encoding uncharacterized protein K02A2.6-like, protein MAGLVGHTAPFNSQTQSWEEYCEVLGYFFEANDIDDADKMKAILLSSVGSQTYSLMRNLVSPEKPGDKTFDQLVALLKEHYNPKPSEIVQRFMFYSRTRKPEETVLDFVAGLRKLAQDCNFGDKLKEQLRDRLVCGVADDRIQRRLLSEMDLTFDKALKIAQAIETANRDAKVLQSQLGELPQAVHKMAVQQSQHAVSVQRRACYRCGSEQHRANECRFAQETCHGCGKRGHIQKVCRSRSATAVAEKFKGGGARKTERQGRTQAAHHVTLEEEKEEENDEEVFFTMYNMEETELTKEEPFRETLTVNGGAKTFELDTGCGVTVMNSEEFADLWEEGKIPPLKPWPFKLKTYTGQPVETLGTVNVTAKYRNTVKTLPLVVVPGNGPSLLGRHWIRKLDIVWRPVNHIQEGKWSLQGVLSQYDRVFKEELGRLNEAPAKIYVDKEAAPRFFKPRTVPYAMRAKVEAEIERLVQQKIMQPVKYAEWAAPIVPVLKPDNSVRICGDYKLTVNRVSKLEKYPIPKVEDLFASLSGGQKFTKLDMSHAYHQIPLEEESKKKYVTINTHKGLFTYNVLPFGVSSSPAIFQRTMEGVLQGIPKVAVFLDDILLTGRNDQEHLQTLEEVLKRLDQAGLRLRRNKCMFMSREVIFLGHKVDSTGLHPVHDKVAAIQDAPAPTSVTELKAYLGLLNYYNLSTILAPVHKLLRKDTKWQWGKEQVDSFQHSKQLMQSAEVLVHYDPEKDLVLSCDASPHGVGAVLSHRMPNGTERPIGFVSRTLNSAERNYSQLDKEGLAVIFGVNRFHKYIFGRPFTIVTDHKPLLSLFDELKAVPQIVSPRIQRWAVTLMAYEYHIIYKAGKYHGNADALSRLPLPGNLGPSVPKERVLMLETSDITLVTAEQVRTWTTKDPVLSRVREMVQRGWLPEQEGADFAPFTAQKNELSVENGCVMWGARVVVPKKGQADLLRQLHQSHPGISRMKSLARSYVWWPKMDQDVENTVKACSVCQEYRNVPAVAPLHPWEWPDRPWQRVHVDYAGPFMGRMFFILIDAHSKWMEVYPVNSSTSTVTIECLRKCFSTHGLPEILISDNATSFVSTEFKEFMIKNGISHVTSAPYHASTNGLAERAVQIFKRLMNMSAEGSLETRVSRAVFSYRVTPQTTTGLSPAEMLLGRKLRCTLDLIHPDMALRVMNKQEKQKNVHDRRAKERGFKVGDSVQVRNYSHGPKWVPGFIETVTGPVSYTVMLGDGRVVRRHVDQICSRQEASAKCTGDVLPAPLCAGEPAVLGSRALDDRVMESVGPDGVEEGTAAAAGQPGTAAEPAETEALGVSQSGPENTGVGLRRSQRRINLPGRLKDFVVS, encoded by the coding sequence ATGGCGGGTCTTGTGGGACACACCGCTCCATTCAACAGTCAGACCCAGTCCTGGGAGGAATACTGCGAAGTGCTGGGTTATTTTTTTGAAGCAAATGACATTGATGATGCTGATAAGATGAAGGCAATCTTGCTGAGTTCTGTGGGAAGTCAAACTTACAGCCTTATGAGAAATCTTGTGAGTCCCGAGAAGCCGGGGGACAAGACGTTTGACCAACTTGTTGCTCTCTTGAAGGAACATTATAATCCTAAACCGAGCGAGATTGTGCAACGGttcatgttttattccaggaccaggaaacctgAGGAGACTGTGTTGGATTTTGTGGCTGGACTGAGGAAGTTAGCACAAGATTGTAATTTTGGTGACAAACTGAAGGAGCAGTTGCGGGATAGACTGGTCTGCGGGGTTGCTGATGATCGCATTCAACGCAGACTGTTATCGGAGATGGATTTGACCTTCGACAAAGCATTGAAAATTGCACAGGCCATCGAGACGGCAAATAGGGATGCAAAAGTTTTGCAATCCCAACTTGGGGAGCTTCCCCAGGCAGTGCATAAAATGGCGGTGCAGCAGAGCCAACATGCAGTGAGTGTCCAACGGCGAGCATGCTACAGATGTGGCAGTGAGCAGCATAGAGCAAACGAGTGCCGTTTCGCGCAGGAGACATGCCATGGCTGCGGAAAAAGAGGGCATATTCAAAAAGTGTGCCGTTCGAGAAGTGCAACTGCAGTGGCTGAAAAGTTTAAAGGGGGAGGAGCGCGAAAGACGGAGAGGCAAGGGAGAACACAAGCAGCACATCATGTTACTctagaagaggaaaaagaagaggaaaatgaTGAGGAAGTGTTTTTCACAATGTATAACATGGAGGAGACTGAGCTCACCAAGGAAGAGCCTTTTCGCGAAACATTGACTGTGAATGGAGGAGCAAAGACATTTGAACTTGACACAGGCTGTGGAGTGACGGTGATGAACAGCGAGGAGTTTGCAGATCTGTGGGAAGAAGGTAAAATCCCCCCACTGAAACCATGGCCTTTTAAGCTAAAAACATACACAGGTCAACCAGTAGAGACACTGGGTACTGTAAATGTCACTGCAAAGTACAGAAATACTGTTAAGACACTACCACTAGTTGTAGTCCCAGGGAATGGACCCAGCCTTTTAGGAAGGCACTGGATTAGGAAACTGGACATAGTCTGGAGGCCAGTAAATCACATACAGGAGGGCAAATGGTCATTACAAGGGGTGCTCAGTCAGTACGACAGGGTCTTCAAGGAGGAATTGGGGAGACTGAATGAGGCCCCAGCCAAAATATATGTGGACAAAGAGGCAGCCCCCAGGTTCTTCAAACCCAGAACAGTCCCGTATGCAATGAGAGCCAAAGTGGAGGCCGAGATTGAGCGTTTGgtgcaacagaaaataatgcaGCCTGTTAAATATGCGGAGTGGGCCGCTCCAATTGTACCAGTGTTAAAACCTGACAACAGTGTGAGAATCTGTGGGGATTATAAACTGACAGTAAACAGAGTGTCCAAATTGGAGAAATATCCTATACCAAAAGTCGAAGATTTATTCGCTAGTCTATCAGGGGGGCAGAAGTTCACCAAGCTAGACATGAGCCACGCATACCACCAGATCCCTTTGGAGGAggagtcaaaaaaaaaatatgtgaccATAAACACCCACAAGGGGTTGTTCACGTATAATGTGTTGCCTTTCGGGGTCTCATCGAGCCCGGCTATATTTCAACGCACTATGGAGGGGGTACTGCAGGGCATACCAAAGGTGGCAGTTTTTTTGGATGACATCCTCCTGACGGGACGAAATGACCAAGAGCACCTTCAGACCCTGGAGGAAGTGCTGAAAAGATTGGACCAGGCTGGGTTGCGCTTGAGGAGGAACAAGTGCATGTTCATGAGCAGGGAAGTTATTTTCCTAGGTCACAAAGTGGACTCCACAGGGTTGCACCCGGTACATGATAAGGTGGCAGCAATCCAGGACGCTCCTGCCCCGACTTCCGTGACGGAATTAAAAGCCTATTTAGGTTTATTGAACTACTATAACCTATCTACAATTCTGGCCCCAGTCCACAAGCTACTCAGGAAGGACACCAAGTGGCAGTGGGGAAAGGAACAGGTAGATTCTTTCCAACATTCAAAGCAATTAATGCAGTCAGCAGAGGTGTTGGTCCACTATGACCCAGAGAAAGACCTTGTCCTATCTTGTGATGCTTCCCCACACGGGGTGGGTGCCGTGCTTTCTCACCGGATGCCAAATGGGACTGAGAGGCCTATAGGGTTTGTGTCTCGCACGCTAAACTCAGCTGAGAGGAACTACTCGCAACTTGACAAAGAAGGTTTGGCTGTCATTTTTGGGGTAAACAGGTTCCATAAGTACATTTTTGGCCGGCCGTTCACTATTGTGACAGATCACAAACCCCTGTTGTCACTTTTTGATGAGTTAAAAGCAGTCCCACAGATCGTGTCCCCCCGTATTCAACGTTGGGCTGTGACATTAATGGCTTATGAATATCACATCATCTACAAGGCTGGAAAATATCATGGAAATGCAGATGCATTGAGCCGTCTGCCTCTGCCGGGGAACCTGGGTCCCAGTGTACCAAAGGAGAGAGTGCTCATGTTGGAGACGTCAGACATCACACTTGTGACCGCAGAGCAGGTGCGTACGTGGACCACAAAGGACCCTGTGCTCTCAAGAGTGAGAGAGATGGTACAGAGAGGTTGGCTGCCGGAACAAGAGGGGGCTGATTTTGCACCTTTCACCGCTCAAAAGAATGAACTGAGTGTGGAAAATGGATGTGTAATGTGGGGTGCCAGAGTGGTTGTTCCAAAGAAGGGACAGGCAGATCTACTGAGACAGCTGCATCAAAGCCATCCAGGTATTTCTAGAATGAAGTCATTAGCACGGAGCTACGTGTGGTGGCCTAAGATGGATCAAGATGTGGAGAACACTGTTAAAGCCTGCAGTGTTTGTCAGGAATACAGAAATGTTCCAGCGGTGGCCCCATTGCACCCCTGGGAATGGCCAGACAGACCCTGGCAGAGAGTACATGTGGATTACGCGGGGCCCTTCATGGGAAGAATGTTTTTCATTCTGATCGATGCCCATTCTAAATGGATGGAAGTATATCCAGTGAACTCTTCTACATCCACGGTGACGATTGAGTGCCTTCGAAAATGTTTCAGTACTCATGGTTTGCCAGAGATTTTGATTTCGGACAATGCAACAAGCTTTGTTAGCACCGAGTTTAAAGAGTTCATGATAAAAAATGGCATTTCACATGTGACCTCAGCACCTTATCATGCTTCCACTAATGGTCTGGCAGAGCGCGCAGTACAGATTTTCAAGCGCCTAATGAACATGAGTGCAGAGGGAAGCCTGGAGACTAGGGTGTCTAGAGCTGTATTTAGTTACAGAGTGACACCGCAGACCACAACGGGCTTGTCGCCTGCTGAAATGTTGTTGGGAAGGAAGCTGCGATGCACTCTTGATTTGATCCATCCAGATATGGCACTCAGGGTGATGAATAAACAAGAGAAGCAGAAAAACGTACATGACAGAAGAGCTAAAGAAAGAGGCTTTAAAGTGGGTGATTCAGTGCAGGTCAGAAATTACAGTCATGGACCAAAATGGGTCCCCGGATTCATAGAGACAGTGACTGGCCCAGTGTCATATACAGTGATGCTGGGGGATGGAAGAGTGGTCCGGAGACATGTGGACCAGATCTGTTCCAGACAGGAGGCATCTGCTAAGTGCACGGGGGACGTCTTACCAGCACCTCTCTGTGCAGGTGAGCCTGCTGTGCTGGGAAGCAGGGCCCTGGACGACCGGGTCATGGAGAGTGTCGGTCCCGATGGTGTGGAGGAaggaactgctgctgctgcggggcAACCAGGGACTGCCGCTGAACCCGCAGAGACTGAGGCACTTGGGGTCTCGCAATCTGGCCCGGAAAACACAGGGGTAGGCCTGAGGAGGTCACAGAGACGAATTAACTTGCCCGGTCGGCTAAAGGACTTTGTGGTTTCCTAG